In the genome of Populus alba chromosome 11, ASM523922v2, whole genome shotgun sequence, one region contains:
- the LOC118031892 gene encoding cysteine-rich repeat secretory protein 38, whose translation MAMLPSKLLLFFSPVFIHLLVLTMAQTNLLQHFCIENHGNFSANSDYKSNLDRLISSFSSDTNNDYGFYTGSFGENIDKAYAISLCRGDKKPETCRSCIKNSSQVLSQLCPNQKEAYIWYDDCMLRYANHTIFNSMEFGPYFWMYNLVNVTDENEFNEVLNALLGRLINSAALGDSRRKFAAGNATAEKSQQTMYALVQCTPDLTQPQCSDCLNRAIKLIPTCCSKRQGGRVVSPSCHFRYEKGPFL comes from the coding sequence ATGGCAATGTTACCATCAAAATTGCTCCTCTTTTTTAGTCCTGTTTTCATTCACCTCCTCGTTCTCACCATGGCACAAACAAATCTGCTTCAGCACTTTTGTATAGAAAATCATGGTAACTTCAGTGCTAATAGTGACTACAAATCAAACCTCGATCGCCTTATCTCCTCCTTCTCTTCTGATACAAATAATGATTATGGGTTTTACACTGGCTCCTTTGGCGAAAACATCGACAAAGCTTATGCAATTTCGCTTTGTAGAGGAGATAAAAAGCCTGAAACCTGCCGTAGTTGCATTAAAAATTCCAGCCAAGTGCTCTCACAACTCTGTCCGAACCAAAAGGAGGCCTATATTTGGTATGATGATTGTATGTTGAGGTATGCAAACCATACCATTTTTAACAGTATGGAATTCGGTCCGTACTTTTGGATGTACAACCTGGTTAATGTTACCGACGAAAATGAGTTCAATGAGGTGCTAAATGCCTTGTTAGGCAGACTGATAAATTCTGCAGCGTTAGGTGATTCACGAAGAAAATTTGCAGCAGGAAATGCGACAGCAGAAAAGTCTCAACAAACAATGTATGCACTTGTTCAGTGCACTCCTGATTTGACTCAGCCGCAATGCAGCGATTGCCTGAATCGAGCTATCAAATTGATTCCAACATGCTGTTCTAAGAGGCAAGGAGGGAGGGTGGTTTCACCTAGCTGTCACTTTCGATACGAAAAAGGACCCTTTCTATGA